One stretch of Lysobacterales bacterium DNA includes these proteins:
- a CDS encoding 2,3-bisphosphoglycerate-independent phosphoglycerate mutase — protein sequence MCGRPLECPPCLSRKRTVPTPKPVLLLILDGWGHREDREWNAIAQAEVPNWRRLLAACPHTLIDTHGEHVGLPDGQMGNSEVGHMNIGAGRVVYQELTRIDQAIRDGSFGANPAFTCAFDGVRSSGGTLHVFALLSPGGVHSHEAHVLAFLDAAAAAGLKFIAVHAFTDGRDTPPKSAAASLNALHAKCAALPGARIASVTGRYYAMDRDNRWERVAPAYRAITEANAAFNAADALAALEAAYARGESDEFVQPTVIGDGARFVDGDAVVFLNFRADRARELSRAFVQADFAGFARPRPIRLSAFVTLTEYAADLPVSAVAYPPQSMANTLPEVIAAHGLKQLRIAETEKYAHVTFFLNGGREEAFPREERRLIPSPKVATYDLQPEMSCPELTAKLTAAIRSRAFDLIVCNIANPDMVGHTGIFAAALKAAEAVDHALGAIAEAIDEVGGVMLVTADHGNLEMMRDPVTGEPHTQHTVGPVPLLLVGREAKLKPGALCDLAPTILTLLGLPQPAEMSGHSLLVGAG from the coding sequence ATGTGCGGGCGGCCGCTAGAATGCCCGCCCTGTCTGTCGCGGAAGCGAACCGTGCCCACGCCGAAACCCGTATTGCTGCTGATCCTCGATGGCTGGGGCCATCGCGAAGACCGCGAATGGAACGCGATCGCCCAGGCCGAGGTGCCGAACTGGCGCCGGCTGCTGGCCGCATGCCCGCACACGTTGATCGACACCCACGGCGAGCACGTCGGCCTGCCCGATGGGCAGATGGGCAATTCCGAGGTCGGGCACATGAACATCGGTGCCGGGCGCGTCGTCTACCAGGAACTGACGCGCATCGACCAGGCCATCCGCGATGGCAGCTTCGGCGCAAATCCGGCGTTTACGTGCGCGTTCGATGGCGTGCGATCCAGTGGCGGCACCCTGCACGTGTTCGCGTTGCTGTCGCCGGGCGGCGTGCATTCGCACGAGGCGCATGTGCTCGCCTTTCTCGACGCCGCAGCGGCCGCGGGCCTGAAGTTCATCGCCGTGCATGCCTTCACCGATGGCCGCGATACGCCGCCGAAAAGCGCGGCGGCATCGTTGAACGCACTGCACGCGAAATGCGCGGCACTGCCCGGCGCGCGCATCGCCAGCGTGACCGGTCGCTACTACGCGATGGACCGCGACAACCGCTGGGAGCGGGTCGCACCCGCGTATCGCGCGATCACCGAGGCGAACGCGGCGTTCAATGCCGCGGACGCGCTGGCCGCGCTCGAAGCCGCCTACGCGCGCGGCGAGAGCGACGAGTTCGTGCAGCCGACCGTGATCGGCGATGGCGCCCGCTTCGTCGATGGCGACGCGGTGGTGTTCCTGAACTTCCGTGCCGATCGTGCGCGCGAACTCTCCCGTGCCTTCGTGCAAGCCGATTTCGCCGGGTTCGCCAGGCCGCGTCCGATCCGGCTGTCGGCGTTCGTGACGCTGACCGAATACGCCGCCGACCTGCCGGTCTCCGCAGTCGCGTACCCGCCGCAGAGCATGGCCAACACCTTGCCCGAGGTGATCGCCGCGCACGGTCTGAAGCAGCTGCGCATCGCCGAGACCGAGAAGTACGCGCACGTCACCTTCTTCCTCAACGGCGGACGCGAGGAAGCATTCCCGCGCGAGGAGCGCAGGCTGATTCCCTCGCCCAAGGTGGCCACCTACGACCTGCAGCCGGAGATGAGTTGTCCGGAACTGACCGCGAAACTGACCGCGGCGATCCGTTCGCGCGCGTTCGATCTGATCGTCTGCAACATCGCCAATCCGGACATGGTCGGGCACACCGGAATCTTTGCGGCGGCGCTGAAGGCGGCGGAAGCGGTCGATCACGCGCTCGGTGCCATTGCTGAGGCGATCGACGAGGTCGGCGGGGTGATGCTGGTCACCGCCGATCACGGCAATCTGGAGATGATGCGCGACCCGGTCACCGGCGAGCCGCATACCCAGCACACCGTCGGCCCGGTGCCGTTGCTGCTGGTGGGTCGCGAGGCGAAGCTCAAGCCCGGCGCCTTGTGCGATCTGGCGCCGACGATCCTGACTCTGCTCGGACTGCCGCAGCCGGCCGAGATGAGCGGGCACTCGCTGCTTGTCGGAGCCGGCTGA
- a CDS encoding DUF433 domain-containing protein: MELLDRITQDPGTMGGKACIRGTRVTVGMIVGQIAAGVDVPGLLADYPYLEREDILQALRYAAWRAEERELPLAVA; the protein is encoded by the coding sequence ATGGAATTGCTGGATCGCATTACCCAAGACCCCGGCACGATGGGCGGAAAGGCATGCATCCGCGGCACCCGGGTGACGGTGGGCATGATCGTCGGTCAGATCGCTGCGGGCGTCGACGTGCCCGGCCTTCTGGCCGACTACCCCTATCTGGAGCGCGAAGACATTCTGCAGGCGCTGCGCTATGCAGCCTGGCGTGCGGAGGAGCGCGAGCTTCCGTTGGCGGTGGCGTGA
- a CDS encoding nucleotidyltransferase family protein, whose product MRALIFAAGRGERMRPLTDTTPKPLLEVGGKPLVVWHIERLRAIGVHDIVINTSWLAPCFPQRLGDGSGFGVHLHFSHEGETALETGGGMRHALSLLGDAPFIALNGDIWSTHPLATLPREPQGLAHCVLVPLPAFRTPAAFEQTVTPLLGADAPAHTLAGIGVYRPELVRTHTPGKFSITPLLTAVANTGQLSVEAHCGEWEDVGTQERLRALDTRLTTALQQDLSATNR is encoded by the coding sequence ATGCGCGCCCTGATCTTCGCCGCCGGCCGCGGCGAGCGCATGCGCCCGCTGACCGACACCACGCCCAAGCCGCTGCTCGAAGTCGGCGGCAAGCCACTGGTCGTCTGGCACATCGAGCGGCTGCGTGCGATCGGCGTGCACGACATCGTGATCAACACCTCGTGGCTGGCGCCGTGCTTTCCGCAACGGCTTGGCGATGGCAGCGGTTTCGGCGTGCACCTGCACTTCAGCCACGAAGGCGAAACCGCGCTCGAAACCGGTGGCGGCATGCGCCATGCCCTGTCCCTGCTCGGCGACGCGCCATTCATCGCCCTCAACGGCGACATCTGGAGCACGCACCCGCTCGCCACGCTGCCGCGCGAGCCGCAAGGTCTCGCCCATTGCGTGCTGGTGCCGCTGCCCGCGTTTCGCACGCCGGCGGCGTTCGAGCAGACGGTGACGCCGCTGCTCGGAGCCGATGCGCCCGCACATACCCTGGCCGGCATCGGCGTGTATCGGCCGGAGCTGGTGCGCACCCACACGCCCGGCAAGTTCTCGATCACGCCGTTGCTCACCGCCGTCGCGAACACCGGCCAGCTCTCGGTCGAGGCGCATTGCGGCGAATGGGAGGACGTCGGCACGCAGGAACGCCTGCGCGCGCTCGATACCCGCCTCACTACCGCGCTGCAGCAAGACTTGTCTGCAACAAACCGCTAA
- a CDS encoding sigma-70 family RNA polymerase sigma factor produces the protein MEPDDDLPQRQNVAASVPAWLARSRSGDRVALDRLFAELRAELKQVARRQRARLDPGETLCTTALVNELWMKLNRAPPNRIADREHFLAISAQAMREIVVDHARARRADKRGAGVGHLPLDAPDALRLAMPDDAAQVLAVDAAVQRLEALDPRLAQVVVWRYFAGLDEAEIAAALNVTERTVRRDWVKARTLLAELLGELS, from the coding sequence ATGGAACCGGATGATGACTTGCCGCAGCGGCAAAACGTAGCCGCATCAGTGCCGGCGTGGCTGGCGCGCAGCCGCAGCGGCGACCGCGTCGCGCTCGACCGTCTGTTCGCCGAGCTGCGCGCCGAGTTGAAGCAGGTGGCCAGGCGCCAGCGCGCGCGCCTCGACCCCGGCGAGACACTGTGCACCACCGCGCTGGTCAACGAGTTGTGGATGAAACTGAATCGCGCGCCGCCCAATCGCATCGCCGACCGCGAGCATTTCCTCGCGATCTCGGCGCAGGCGATGCGCGAGATCGTGGTTGACCATGCGCGTGCGCGTCGCGCCGACAAGCGCGGCGCCGGGGTCGGCCATCTGCCTCTGGACGCGCCCGATGCGTTGCGGCTGGCGATGCCGGACGATGCCGCGCAGGTGCTCGCGGTCGACGCCGCCGTGCAGCGGCTGGAGGCGCTGGACCCGCGACTGGCGCAGGTGGTGGTGTGGCGCTATTTCGCCGGGCTCGACGAGGCCGAGATCGCCGCAGCGCTGAATGTCACCGAGCGCACCGTGCGGCGCGACTGGGTCAAGGCGCGTACCCTGCTCGCCGAGTTGCTCGGCGAGCTGTCCTGA
- a CDS encoding serine/threonine protein kinase, protein MTRDPAQWQHLQALIDQALELEGAARADWLQRLDAGVPADGAAVRDLLQRAEAAAQAPQLEPPAWLSGAQRARDRSGREVAGYRLLAEIGRGGMGSVWKAAALADASQCAAIKFPEIRASRDAVLARFARERDLLARLDHPGIARLLDAGLAGDGEPFLILEYVDGVALDQWCQRHTANLAERMRLVEAVADAVQAAHAQLVVHRDLKPANVLVDGSGRAVVLDFGIARLIEDEGAGAGSVTRLHGGAMTPAYAAPEQLQGAPPSVAMDVYALGLIAYELVEGRRAFTATDTPRDPPPRARRADADLATIIAKAMRAEPRERYASAREFAEDLAAWRENRPIRARPPSLTYRARKFVRRHRGGVATGMVALLAVIGSVIGVAWQAQVARAEAERARAEAARATAYSDFLTRLFGDALATGTAAESSRLLDRGEVILTRLRGLDPAVAAELWVRWAGFQFSRDRPAAALASYRRALALTPPTAFERYVNIECRTIGVHVALEEPAAAQALVAAAERNPHRVSEAALAECFDRAATYYAARGERERALASLDRAAAGYREREGADSTNAWNTQRRRAGLLIDLGRVDAAAAALAQLLEFRERAGLAEDTATASAYGELARVQRLRSHLPEALVAATRELELRAARGHDDVFQAAPHANIANLHALLGDAAAARRHYAEAERIAEQAQTKTMAPAIWLSHARWLIVWGEGEAAAERIDRAAQALVERHGATHPELARIAYLRSLLRIARGELDGGRADLAAAITLLRDAGAPVAMHLPRALTDQARHALAAGAREEARSSAQEALALPAPEYERQETRALMAAVQAR, encoded by the coding sequence ATGACCCGCGACCCCGCCCAGTGGCAGCACCTGCAAGCGCTGATCGACCAGGCGCTCGAACTCGAGGGCGCGGCGCGCGCGGATTGGCTGCAGCGGCTCGACGCGGGAGTGCCCGCGGATGGCGCCGCGGTACGCGACCTCCTGCAACGCGCCGAGGCCGCCGCGCAGGCGCCGCAACTCGAGCCTCCGGCCTGGCTCAGCGGTGCGCAGCGCGCCCGTGATCGCAGTGGCCGCGAAGTCGCCGGGTATCGCCTCCTTGCCGAGATCGGTCGCGGCGGCATGGGTAGCGTCTGGAAGGCGGCTGCGCTCGCTGATGCGTCGCAATGCGCAGCGATCAAGTTCCCCGAGATCCGCGCCAGCCGCGATGCGGTGCTGGCCCGCTTCGCACGCGAACGCGACCTGCTCGCGCGTCTGGATCATCCCGGCATCGCCCGCCTGCTCGACGCCGGTCTGGCCGGCGACGGCGAGCCGTTCCTGATCCTCGAGTACGTGGATGGCGTCGCGCTCGACCAGTGGTGCCAGCGGCACACCGCCAACCTGGCCGAGCGCATGCGCCTGGTCGAAGCGGTGGCCGATGCGGTGCAGGCCGCGCATGCGCAGCTGGTCGTGCATCGCGACCTCAAGCCGGCAAACGTGCTGGTCGATGGCAGCGGGCGCGCGGTCGTGCTCGACTTCGGCATCGCGCGCCTGATCGAGGACGAAGGCGCGGGCGCAGGCAGCGTGACGCGCCTGCATGGCGGCGCGATGACGCCGGCCTACGCCGCGCCCGAACAGCTGCAGGGCGCACCGCCCAGCGTAGCGATGGACGTCTACGCGCTCGGTCTGATCGCTTACGAGTTGGTCGAGGGCCGGCGCGCCTTCACCGCCACCGACACGCCGCGCGATCCGCCGCCACGCGCGCGTCGTGCCGACGCCGACCTGGCCACGATCATCGCCAAGGCAATGCGTGCCGAGCCGCGCGAGCGCTACGCCAGCGCGCGCGAGTTCGCCGAGGACCTGGCCGCCTGGCGCGAAAATCGCCCGATCCGCGCTCGTCCGCCGAGCCTGACCTACCGTGCGCGCAAGTTCGTGCGTCGCCATCGCGGCGGCGTCGCCACCGGCATGGTCGCGCTGCTCGCGGTCATCGGCAGCGTGATCGGCGTCGCCTGGCAGGCGCAAGTGGCCCGTGCCGAAGCCGAGCGCGCCCGGGCCGAGGCGGCGCGGGCGACGGCGTATTCGGATTTTCTGACGCGCCTGTTCGGCGACGCGCTCGCGACCGGCACCGCTGCCGAATCGAGCCGCCTGCTCGATCGCGGTGAAGTCATCCTCACGCGCCTGCGCGGGCTCGACCCGGCCGTCGCCGCGGAACTGTGGGTGCGCTGGGCCGGTTTCCAGTTCTCGCGTGACCGGCCCGCAGCCGCGTTGGCCTCGTACCGGCGCGCGTTGGCGCTGACGCCGCCGACGGCATTCGAGCGCTACGTGAACATCGAATGCCGAACCATTGGCGTGCACGTTGCGCTGGAGGAGCCTGCGGCGGCGCAAGCGCTGGTGGCGGCGGCCGAACGCAACCCGCATCGGGTTTCCGAAGCGGCGCTGGCCGAGTGCTTTGATCGGGCCGCGACCTACTACGCCGCTCGCGGTGAGCGGGAGCGCGCCTTGGCCAGCCTCGATCGCGCCGCCGCTGGCTATCGCGAACGCGAGGGGGCCGATTCGACCAACGCCTGGAACACGCAACGCCGGCGCGCCGGCCTGCTGATCGACCTTGGTCGCGTCGACGCCGCCGCCGCGGCGCTGGCGCAATTGCTGGAGTTTCGCGAACGCGCCGGACTGGCCGAAGACACCGCGACCGCCTCGGCCTATGGCGAACTCGCGCGCGTGCAGCGCCTGCGATCGCACCTGCCGGAAGCACTCGTGGCGGCGACGCGCGAACTCGAATTGCGCGCCGCGCGCGGCCACGACGACGTATTCCAGGCCGCGCCGCACGCCAACATCGCCAACCTGCACGCCTTGCTCGGCGACGCCGCGGCGGCGCGGCGCCACTATGCGGAGGCCGAACGCATCGCCGAGCAGGCGCAGACCAAGACCATGGCACCGGCGATCTGGCTCAGCCACGCGCGCTGGCTGATCGTCTGGGGCGAGGGAGAGGCTGCGGCCGAGCGCATCGACCGCGCCGCGCAGGCGCTGGTCGAGCGTCACGGTGCGACGCATCCGGAGTTGGCCCGCATCGCCTACCTGCGCAGTCTGCTGCGCATCGCGCGCGGCGAACTCGATGGCGGGCGAGCCGACCTGGCCGCGGCGATCACGTTGCTGCGCGACGCCGGCGCGCCGGTGGCAATGCACTTGCCGCGCGCGCTCACCGACCAAGCGCGTCATGCCCTCGCCGCGGGAGCGCGCGAGGAAGCACGGTCTTCAGCGCAGGAAGCGCTGGCGCTGCCGGCGCCGGAATACGAGCGGCAGGAAACGCGCGCGCTGATGGCTGCGGTGCAGGCGCGTTGA
- a CDS encoding proprotein convertase P-domain-containing protein, which produces MLRSTRLRATTLALSLAAAVSVQAARPASPDHHEFEAALHAPFAMAKSTARDFTLYFSYIDARDPSTVAWKLELLDGEGATTLRTWHGEERLFQKQIETVVPWDGRDGGQRPLADGFYKVRLTATAGDPVAFRSRAGNLSKRVEQALIEDAGDTHVQEWDIRVGALPKVAMPEFRALPTAGSAKSQAATASLPYTVYFGNLHGQSNDSDGGGAIGSCTSSQAAQTGAYGPADAFNYARGRGLDFLMESEHNHYFDGSSSTNTSASPSTAINRYAAGRTAMASSNSANPAFLALYGMEWGVISNGGHLNIINGDKLLSWEYNSSSQLLGDLFVAKSDYASLYTTMKARGWIGQFNHPSTSDQFKIGSTVMGYHADGDEVMVGAEMMNTSAFSSNTTESETSRSTYTSAFNKLLESGFHVAPTTNQDNHCANWGASYTNRTGVLLPTGTALNEANFVAALKARRVYATMDKNSQLITTANGNLMGSRISNSGVLNLVANFANSAGRTVSQVQWYNGVPKRNGTVTLLASTATHSFTPANGEHFFYAKLTQDDGKILWSAPIWVTQGAGGGDTTPPTVSASVSGSSGTITLNATASDNVGVTGVEFLIDGVSRGSDSTSPYSLAFNSTALANGSHTLTARAADAASNSTTSNPVSFSVNNTTGGTVLSNGVAVGNLSAAVGASLNYTMVVPAGASNLSFTTSSGTGDADLYVKFGSAPTDSSYDCRPYQGGNAETCTFATPSAGTWYVRVLAYEAFSGLSLVGSYSAGGGSAQTYTNSGNYTINDNATVDSPITVSGRSGTAPSSSSVSVAIVHTYQGDLKVDLVAPDGTLYNLHNRTGSGTDNINKTVTLNLSSETLNGTWKMRVNDNGAGDTGYIDSWSITF; this is translated from the coding sequence ATGCTTCGTTCCACGCGTTTGCGCGCGACCACGCTCGCGCTGAGTCTTGCTGCTGCCGTTTCCGTGCAGGCTGCCCGCCCGGCCAGCCCCGACCATCATGAGTTCGAAGCGGCGCTGCATGCACCGTTCGCGATGGCGAAGTCCACGGCGCGCGATTTCACGCTGTACTTCAGCTACATCGACGCGCGCGATCCCTCGACCGTGGCCTGGAAACTGGAGCTGCTGGATGGTGAAGGTGCGACCACCCTGCGCACCTGGCATGGCGAGGAACGCCTGTTCCAGAAGCAGATCGAGACCGTGGTGCCGTGGGACGGCCGCGATGGCGGGCAACGGCCGCTGGCGGACGGCTTCTACAAGGTGCGCCTGACCGCCACCGCGGGCGACCCGGTCGCGTTCCGCTCGCGCGCCGGCAATCTGTCCAAGCGGGTCGAGCAGGCGCTGATCGAAGACGCTGGCGATACGCATGTGCAGGAATGGGACATCCGCGTCGGCGCGTTGCCGAAAGTGGCGATGCCCGAATTCCGTGCGCTGCCAACCGCGGGTTCGGCGAAGTCGCAGGCGGCGACGGCGTCGCTGCCCTACACCGTGTACTTCGGCAATCTGCACGGCCAGAGCAACGACTCCGACGGTGGCGGCGCGATCGGCTCCTGCACCTCGTCGCAGGCGGCGCAGACCGGCGCCTATGGTCCCGCCGACGCCTTCAACTATGCCCGCGGCCGCGGTCTCGATTTCCTGATGGAATCCGAGCACAACCATTACTTCGACGGCTCCTCCAGCACCAACACCTCGGCCAGCCCGAGCACGGCGATCAATCGCTATGCCGCCGGTCGCACCGCGATGGCCAGCTCGAATAGCGCCAACCCCGCGTTCCTGGCGCTGTACGGCATGGAGTGGGGCGTGATCAGCAACGGCGGCCATCTCAACATCATCAACGGCGACAAGCTGTTGTCCTGGGAATACAACAGCTCCAGCCAGCTGCTCGGCGATCTCTTCGTCGCCAAGAGCGACTACGCGAGCCTGTACACGACGATGAAGGCGCGCGGCTGGATCGGACAGTTCAACCATCCGAGCACCAGCGACCAGTTCAAGATCGGCAGCACGGTGATGGGTTATCACGCCGACGGCGATGAGGTCATGGTCGGCGCCGAGATGATGAACACCTCGGCGTTCTCCTCCAACACCACTGAAAGCGAGACCAGCCGCAGTACCTACACCAGCGCGTTCAACAAGCTGCTGGAGAGCGGCTTCCATGTCGCGCCGACGACCAACCAGGACAACCACTGCGCCAACTGGGGCGCGAGCTACACCAACCGCACCGGCGTGCTGCTGCCGACCGGCACCGCGCTGAACGAGGCCAACTTCGTCGCCGCACTGAAGGCGCGCCGCGTCTACGCGACGATGGACAAGAACTCGCAACTGATCACCACCGCGAACGGCAACCTCATGGGCAGCCGCATCAGCAACTCAGGCGTGCTGAACCTGGTCGCGAACTTCGCCAACAGCGCCGGTCGCACGGTCTCGCAAGTGCAGTGGTACAACGGCGTGCCCAAGCGCAACGGCACCGTCACCCTGCTCGCCTCGACCGCAACCCACAGCTTCACGCCGGCCAACGGCGAGCACTTCTTCTACGCCAAGCTGACGCAGGACGACGGCAAGATCCTGTGGTCGGCACCGATCTGGGTCACGCAGGGCGCAGGCGGCGGCGACACCACGCCGCCGACGGTCAGCGCATCGGTCAGCGGCAGCTCGGGCACGATCACGCTGAACGCGACCGCGTCCGACAACGTCGGCGTCACCGGCGTCGAGTTCCTCATCGACGGCGTCTCGCGCGGCAGCGACAGCACGTCGCCGTATAGCCTGGCCTTCAACTCGACCGCGCTCGCCAACGGTTCGCACACACTGACCGCGCGTGCCGCCGATGCCGCCAGCAACAGCACGACCTCGAACCCGGTCAGCTTCTCGGTGAACAACACCACCGGCGGCACCGTGCTCAGCAACGGCGTCGCGGTCGGCAATCTCTCGGCCGCCGTGGGTGCTTCGCTCAACTACACGATGGTCGTGCCTGCGGGCGCGAGCAATCTCAGCTTCACCACGTCCAGCGGCACTGGCGACGCCGATCTCTACGTGAAATTCGGTTCAGCGCCGACCGACAGCAGCTACGACTGCCGCCCGTACCAGGGTGGCAATGCCGAGACCTGCACGTTCGCGACGCCCTCGGCAGGCACCTGGTACGTGCGCGTGCTTGCCTACGAGGCGTTCTCCGGCCTCAGCCTGGTCGGCAGCTACAGCGCCGGCGGCGGCAGCGCGCAGACCTACACCAACTCGGGCAACTACACGATCAACGACAACGCCACCGTCGACTCGCCGATCACCGTCAGCGGCCGCAGCGGCACCGCACCGAGCAGCAGCTCGGTCAGCGTCGCCATCGTGCACACCTACCAGGGCGATCTGAAGGTCGACCTGGTCGCACCCGATGGCACGCTGTACAACCTGCACAACCGCACCGGATCGGGCACCGACAACATCAACAAGACGGTGACCCTGAACCTGTCGTCCGAAACGCTGAACGGCACCTGGAAAATGCGCGTCAACGACAACGGCGCCGGCGACACCGGCTACATCGACAGCTGGTCGATCACCTTCTGA
- a CDS encoding DUF5615 family PIN-like protein: MKLLIDMNLSPRWVDFLVSEGIEAVHWSQVGRAGAADVEIMRFAASNGCIVLTHDLDFSAILAVTQGRKPSVVQLRTDDVRMTAVGRQVVSGLRSLRSELEAGALLTLDLERTRMRLLPLRTMQD; the protein is encoded by the coding sequence GTGAAGCTGTTGATCGACATGAACCTCTCGCCGCGCTGGGTCGACTTCCTGGTGAGCGAAGGAATCGAGGCCGTGCACTGGTCGCAGGTCGGGAGAGCAGGCGCCGCGGACGTGGAGATCATGCGCTTCGCGGCCAGCAATGGCTGCATCGTCCTGACTCATGATCTCGACTTCAGCGCGATCCTGGCGGTCACGCAGGGACGCAAGCCGAGCGTGGTGCAGCTGCGCACGGATGATGTGCGCATGACCGCAGTTGGCCGACAGGTCGTGTCGGGTCTGAGGAGCCTGCGATCGGAGCTGGAAGCCGGGGCGCTGTTGACGTTGGACCTCGAGCGCACCCGCATGCGGCTGCTGCCACTGCGAACGATGCAAGACTGA
- a CDS encoding phosphotransferase: protein MSRDNRFIVMDAPPERENIAPWLDILARLRKANVNAPELVAVERGQGFILMADLGDQSYLSQLNEGSADTLYRDALNTLYAMQTRVDCSGLETYHYGKLVAEMELFPEWFLKRHLGLQQDCAGWDTIEHAFSVLTASALEQPQVFVHRDFHSRNLMRTPMNNPGVIDFQDAVKGPITYDLVSLLRDCYIEWPKERVLAWMQQYRERAVQGNLIAHNELRFKRWFDLMGVQRHLKVLGIFCRLWYRDGKAQYLNDLPLVLKYTLDVATVNKDLKPFGEWLAKITATVDLTRPRD, encoded by the coding sequence TTGAGTCGCGACAACCGCTTCATCGTGATGGACGCGCCGCCCGAGCGCGAGAACATCGCGCCCTGGCTCGACATCCTCGCGCGCCTGCGCAAGGCCAACGTCAACGCCCCGGAACTGGTCGCGGTCGAGCGCGGCCAAGGCTTCATCCTGATGGCCGACCTCGGCGACCAGAGCTACCTGTCGCAACTCAACGAGGGCAGCGCCGACACCCTCTACCGCGACGCGCTGAACACGCTGTACGCGATGCAGACCCGGGTCGACTGCAGCGGGCTCGAGACCTACCACTACGGCAAGCTGGTGGCCGAGATGGAGCTGTTCCCGGAGTGGTTCCTCAAGCGTCACCTCGGCCTGCAGCAGGACTGCGCCGGCTGGGACACCATCGAGCATGCGTTCTCGGTGCTCACCGCCTCGGCGCTGGAGCAGCCGCAGGTATTCGTGCATCGCGATTTCCACAGCCGGAACTTGATGCGCACGCCGATGAACAACCCCGGCGTGATCGACTTCCAGGACGCGGTCAAGGGACCGATCACCTACGACCTGGTGTCGCTGCTGCGCGACTGCTACATCGAATGGCCGAAGGAACGCGTGCTCGCCTGGATGCAGCAGTACCGCGAGCGCGCGGTGCAGGGCAACCTGATCGCGCACAACGAACTGCGCTTCAAGCGCTGGTTCGACCTGATGGGCGTGCAGCGCCACCTGAAAGTGCTCGGCATCTTCTGCCGGCTCTGGTACCGCGACGGCAAGGCGCAATACCTCAACGACCTGCCGCTGGTGCTGAAGTACACGCTCGACGTGGCCACCGTGAACAAGGACCTCAAGCCCTTCGGCGAATGGCTGGCGAAGATCACCGCAACCGTGGACCTGACGCGGCCGCGGGACTGA
- a CDS encoding peptidoglycan DD-metalloendopeptidase family protein, giving the protein MRALAALTLLVALPLAATVLPQNAEREAEAKAKLEALRAEIATLAAERNEVAAQRDAGVAALREIDTRVSATTRRLRGIEAGIARQNRLLGEREAERVVLQGQLGGSRETLENLLRSVYMIGRGESLKALLARDRIADSSRALAYYRYLQRDRLRRVQELMDSLAELLAVEKVIAEARAALAVEQAKVLVDSERLSAERVEREAVLAQFDAQLKAGETRLAALGRDERDLLQLLEDLRDIFADIPKQIEAAQPFAALKGRLKRPLAGSVQVGFGQGIGPGRASEGWLIGARVGDEVHAVAPGRVAFADWLKGFGLLLILDHGDGYMSLYAQNESLLRDVGDWVAVGDVLSTAGASGGAAQAGLYLELRHQGRPLDPQPWFAR; this is encoded by the coding sequence ATGCGGGCGCTGGCGGCGTTGACGTTGCTGGTCGCGCTACCGCTCGCAGCGACGGTGCTGCCGCAGAACGCCGAACGCGAAGCCGAGGCGAAGGCGAAGCTGGAGGCCTTGCGTGCGGAGATCGCGACACTCGCAGCCGAGCGCAACGAAGTGGCCGCGCAGCGCGACGCCGGAGTTGCAGCGCTGCGCGAGATCGATACGCGCGTCAGCGCGACCACGCGGCGCCTGCGCGGCATCGAGGCCGGCATCGCAAGGCAGAACCGTCTGCTCGGTGAGCGCGAGGCCGAGCGCGTCGTGCTGCAGGGCCAGCTCGGTGGCAGCCGCGAGACGCTAGAGAACCTGTTGCGCTCGGTGTACATGATCGGCCGCGGCGAATCGCTCAAGGCGCTGCTGGCGCGCGACCGCATCGCCGACAGCAGTCGCGCGCTCGCCTACTACCGCTACCTGCAGCGCGATCGTTTGCGGCGTGTGCAGGAGCTGATGGACAGCCTGGCCGAACTGCTTGCGGTCGAGAAGGTGATCGCCGAGGCGCGTGCTGCGCTCGCGGTCGAACAGGCCAAGGTGCTGGTGGACTCGGAGCGCCTGAGCGCGGAGCGCGTCGAGCGCGAAGCGGTGCTGGCGCAGTTCGATGCGCAGCTCAAGGCAGGCGAGACCCGCCTCGCGGCACTCGGGCGCGACGAGCGCGACTTGTTGCAGCTGCTCGAAGATCTGCGTGACATCTTCGCCGACATCCCCAAGCAGATCGAGGCGGCGCAGCCGTTCGCCGCGCTCAAGGGACGCCTGAAGCGGCCGCTTGCAGGTTCGGTACAGGTCGGTTTCGGCCAGGGCATCGGCCCGGGCCGCGCCAGCGAAGGCTGGCTGATCGGCGCGCGCGTCGGCGACGAAGTCCATGCGGTGGCGCCGGGTCGCGTCGCCTTCGCCGACTGGCTGAAGGGCTTCGGCTTGTTGCTGATCCTCGATCATGGCGATGGCTACATGAGCCTGTACGCGCAGAACGAATCGCTGCTGCGCGATGTCGGCGACTGGGTCGCGGTGGGCGATGTGCTCAGCACCGCCGGCGCCAGTGGCGGCGCCGCGCAGGCCGGGCTCTATCTCGAACTGCGCCACCAGGGCCGCCCGCTCGATCCGCAACCCTGGTTCGCGCGCTGA